The following proteins are co-located in the Bacteroidota bacterium genome:
- a CDS encoding IS1 family transposase: protein MMKMNCLKCSQSLIRRGFQANGTQRYFCKSCKLYCQATYKYKACEPNTNSQISKWLKVGGTLRQTAKALGIAFNTFQKRTLTIARTLKNPIPDKTGDTYEIDELKTHAGVPKKECWLLSAFNRRTKQISAVSLGSRCKEDFRGLINYILKVSPKRIYTDGLPTYESLIPKTIHNIAKKLLSRIERHHLNLRIHIASLRRDEVCSAKSLNHLLARVKIYCWS, encoded by the coding sequence ATGATGAAAATGAACTGTCTAAAATGCTCGCAATCCCTTATTCGTCGTGGCTTCCAAGCCAATGGTACTCAGCGGTATTTCTGTAAATCCTGCAAGCTATATTGTCAGGCCACATATAAATACAAAGCCTGCGAGCCAAATACAAACAGTCAGATCAGCAAATGGCTAAAAGTTGGTGGCACACTTCGTCAAACAGCAAAAGCTCTGGGAATTGCGTTCAACACATTTCAAAAACGAACATTGACTATTGCAAGGACATTGAAAAACCCAATCCCTGATAAAACAGGGGACACTTATGAAATAGACGAACTAAAAACTCATGCGGGAGTACCTAAAAAAGAGTGCTGGTTGCTTTCGGCGTTTAACCGAAGAACCAAACAAATTTCGGCAGTAAGTCTGGGAAGCAGGTGCAAAGAGGATTTTCGAGGGTTAATCAATTACATTTTAAAAGTGTCGCCAAAGAGAATTTACACCGACGGGTTACCTACTTATGAAAGTCTGATTCCGAAAACCATTCATAATATAGCAAAGAAATTGCTTTCTCGCATTGAACGGCATCATTTGAATTTACGCATACACATTGCCAGTTTGCGACGCGATGAAGTTTGTAGTGCGAAAAGCCTGAATCATTTGCTGGCGAGAGTGAAAATATATTGTTGGAGTTGA
- a CDS encoding IS3 family transposase: MAERYPTWGFWKLFHKLRSMGIIVNHKRLYRIYKQLRLNLRRRTRKRIPQRVREPLVQPLIPNLHWSMDFMHDGLFTGKSFRTFNVIDDFNREALNITVAYSITSERVIRELEQLIDWRGKPERIRVDNGPEFIASALAEWCSHPTRRIELVFIRKGKPSENGYVERFNRTFREDILDRHLFDNVEQAQEFAHQWMWMYNNERPHESLNNLTPREFLRRYGKIHYALFSEDLFPTFLPDMKQSNQSSLYLSA, translated from the coding sequence CTGGCAGAGCGTTATCCCACCTGGGGCTTCTGGAAATTGTTTCATAAGCTTCGTTCAATGGGTATTATTGTCAATCATAAACGCCTGTACCGCATTTACAAACAGCTAAGATTAAATCTTCGTCGTCGCACCCGCAAACGTATTCCACAACGTGTGCGCGAGCCGCTGGTGCAGCCATTAATACCCAACCTTCACTGGAGCATGGATTTTATGCATGATGGATTGTTTACCGGAAAATCGTTCCGCACGTTCAACGTAATCGACGATTTTAACCGCGAAGCACTCAATATCACTGTGGCATACAGCATCACCAGTGAACGCGTTATTCGTGAACTGGAGCAACTGATCGATTGGCGGGGAAAACCCGAGCGCATACGTGTGGATAATGGGCCGGAGTTCATTGCTTCAGCACTGGCTGAATGGTGCAGTCATCCAACGCGTCGCATTGAGCTGGTGTTTATCCGCAAAGGAAAACCTTCTGAAAATGGTTATGTAGAACGATTTAACCGAACCTTCCGCGAGGATATTCTTGACCGCCATCTGTTCGATAATGTGGAACAAGCGCAGGAATTTGCCCATCAATGGATGTGGATGTACAATAACGAACGCCCACATGAATCGCTGAACAATCTTACACCACGCGAGTTCTTACGCAGATATGGAAAGATCCATTATGCACTATTCTCCGAAGATTTGTTCCCTACTTTTTTACCTGACATGAAACAATCAAATCAATCTTCTCTATATTTATCGGCGTAG
- a CDS encoding transposase — protein sequence MKKSKFTESQIVSILEEHKKGVKVVDLCRQHGISQPTFYQWQRKYSGLSVNELKRIKELEAELAQYKRIVAEQTLHITVLKDVIEKKL from the coding sequence ATGAAAAAATCAAAATTCACCGAGAGCCAGATCGTATCGATACTGGAAGAGCACAAAAAAGGTGTAAAAGTTGTGGATTTATGTCGTCAGCACGGCATCAGCCAGCCCACGTTTTACCAATGGCAGCGTAAATATTCTGGTCTGAGTGTGAACGAACTTAAGCGTATCAAAGAACTTGAAGCCGAACTAGCACAGTACAAACGCATTGTTGCCGAGCAGACCTTACACATCACCGTGCTGAAAGATGTAATCGAAAAAAAGTTGTAG
- a CDS encoding transposase, whose product MKKSRFSQSQILSALKEYQAGKSSADLCRELGISVQTLHNWNKKYGGMESEDLHRLRELEQKYSQLQKMYADLAMDNKVLKDVLSKKF is encoded by the coding sequence ATGAAAAAATCACGTTTCAGCCAGTCGCAGATCCTTTCTGCGCTCAAAGAGTACCAAGCCGGAAAAAGTTCCGCCGACCTATGCCGCGAGCTGGGTATTAGTGTGCAAACGCTTCACAACTGGAATAAAAAGTATGGCGGCATGGAGTCGGAAGACCTCCATCGTTTACGCGAACTTGAGCAGAAATACAGCCAGTTGCAGAAGATGTATGCCGATCTGGCGATGGACAATAAAGTCCTCAAAGACGTATTGTCAAAAAAGTTCTAA
- a CDS encoding oxidoreductase → MKIFGLAFLLFLSSPLAAQQLTTFTTGTDASLRGICPVSDRIIWASGSKGTVGRSSDGGAHWEFKQIPGYTALDFRSIVAFDLANALVVSAGTPAVILRTMDGGRTWSERYSNTDSAYFLDAAAFWNKNRGVVLGDPVNGHFVLLHTFDGGFTWQQAPQAQCPAAAEGEAAFAASNSSLQALPGGVLWLATGGTQARLWLSTDYGQTWTERPCPMLHGQPGTGTFAMTWRNASQGIITGGDYTNDSLRTDHVFYTVDGGRHWIAPKTPTGGYRSGVCWLNGKTAIATGPKGTDITTNGGKTWRKLSENGYHAAKAARRGKRVFLSGSKGRIAAVK, encoded by the coding sequence ATGAAAATTTTCGGCCTTGCTTTTTTGCTTTTTCTTTCGTCGCCATTGGCAGCGCAGCAGCTCACCACGTTTACCACCGGCACCGATGCCAGTTTACGCGGCATTTGTCCCGTTAGCGACCGCATCATCTGGGCATCCGGAAGTAAAGGCACGGTGGGCCGCAGCAGCGATGGCGGGGCGCATTGGGAGTTTAAGCAGATTCCGGGCTACACCGCGCTCGATTTTCGAAGCATTGTAGCGTTCGATCTGGCTAATGCGCTGGTGGTGAGTGCAGGCACGCCGGCTGTGATTCTCAGAACAATGGATGGTGGCCGCACCTGGAGCGAGCGATACAGCAATACCGACTCCGCTTACTTCTTAGATGCAGCCGCATTCTGGAATAAAAACCGCGGTGTAGTGCTGGGCGATCCTGTAAACGGCCATTTTGTGCTGCTGCATACGTTCGACGGTGGTTTTACCTGGCAGCAGGCGCCACAGGCACAATGCCCCGCTGCGGCTGAAGGCGAGGCTGCCTTTGCCGCCAGCAACAGCAGTTTGCAGGCCCTGCCGGGCGGCGTACTCTGGCTGGCCACCGGCGGCACACAAGCCCGCCTCTGGCTCTCTACCGATTACGGCCAAACCTGGACCGAACGCCCTTGCCCCATGCTGCACGGCCAGCCCGGAACCGGCACCTTTGCCATGACCTGGCGAAATGCCAGCCAGGGCATCATCACAGGCGGCGATTACACCAACGACAGCCTCCGCACCGACCATGTTTTTTACACTGTTGACGGCGGCCGTCACTGGATTGCCCCCAAAACCCCCACCGGCGGCTACCGCTCAGGCGTATGCTGGCTAAACGGAAAAACCGCAATAGCCACCGGCCCCAAAGGCACCGACATCACCACAAACGGCGGTAAAACCTGGCGAAAGCTGAGTGAAAACGGCTATCATGCCGCCAAAGCTGCACGTCGGGGCAAACGGGTTTTCCTGAGCGGAAGCAAAGGCCGCATTGCTGCGGTGAAGTAA
- a CDS encoding aldo/keto reductase gives MEYRRLGRSGLQVSALSFGSWVTFGAQIGDDVAESCMKLAYDSGINFFDNAEVYAAGKSELVMGRILQKMQWDRSSYVLSSKVFWGGKLPNQIGLSRKHVVEACHAALKRLQVDYLDLYFCHRPDPNTPVAETVRAMHDLITQGKVLYWGTSEWSAAQLMEAFEVARTQNLIAPTMEQPQYNLFWRERFEKEYAPVFAQHGLGTTIWSPLASGLLTGKYNDAVPDDTRIHRHDLGWLKEKTIGSESGDKIEKSRKLAVLAAELGVSQACMSIAWCLKNPNVSTAILGASKVGQLEENLKALEALPLLTDEVMGRIEGILGA, from the coding sequence ATGGAATACAGACGTCTCGGCCGCAGCGGCCTTCAGGTGAGTGCACTTTCTTTTGGCTCGTGGGTAACTTTTGGCGCACAAATAGGCGACGATGTGGCCGAAAGCTGCATGAAACTGGCCTACGACAGCGGCATTAATTTTTTCGACAATGCCGAGGTGTATGCCGCCGGCAAATCGGAACTGGTGATGGGGCGCATTTTGCAAAAGATGCAGTGGGACCGCAGCAGCTATGTGTTATCGAGCAAAGTATTCTGGGGTGGCAAACTGCCCAACCAGATTGGTCTTAGCCGCAAGCATGTGGTGGAAGCCTGCCACGCGGCGCTGAAACGCCTGCAGGTGGATTATCTCGATTTATATTTCTGCCACCGCCCCGATCCGAACACGCCCGTTGCCGAAACCGTGCGCGCCATGCACGACCTGATTACACAGGGCAAAGTGCTGTACTGGGGCACATCAGAATGGAGCGCGGCACAACTGATGGAAGCGTTTGAAGTGGCGCGCACACAAAACCTGATTGCGCCCACCATGGAGCAGCCGCAGTACAACCTGTTCTGGCGCGAACGCTTTGAGAAAGAGTATGCGCCGGTGTTTGCGCAGCACGGTCTGGGCACTACCATCTGGTCGCCGCTTGCGTCGGGTCTGCTTACGGGTAAATACAACGATGCTGTGCCCGATGATACACGCATACACCGCCACGATTTAGGCTGGCTGAAGGAAAAAACCATTGGCAGCGAAAGCGGCGATAAGATTGAAAAATCGCGTAAGCTGGCCGTGCTGGCTGCAGAGCTTGGCGTTTCGCAGGCCTGCATGAGTATTGCGTGGTGTTTGAAAAACCCGAATGTAAGCACAGCCATTCTTGGGGCCTCGAAAGTGGGGCAGCTGGAGGAGAATTTAAAAGCGTTGGAGGCACTGCCGCTGCTTACTGATGAGGTGATGGGGAGGATTGAGGGGATTTTGGGAGCGTGA
- a CDS encoding T9SS type A sorting domain-containing protein, translating to MRFLFLGVCFLVCLRTQAQYVSDMQQQAQHYATLGVHDDFFWDSLRVAEGGMAAPAALVAPQASQSCTLTRRVFGWHPYWVGSVYTNYQWNLLSDLCYFDYAVSPTTGNNTNASFQWSTSAAVTAALNNNVDVHICATLFGSHSTFLNSTTAKQTFITNIINLLQARGGKGVNIDFEGMASSDRNAFTAFIAQLKTQLTAAIPGSEVSMALYAVDWGNVFDIAALTPNVDAFIIMGYDYYWSGSTTAGPNDPLYNFQTSYNYTLSRSITFYLRQGMPSGKLLLGLPYYGREWETVSSAVPAATTGNFTASRTYEVVRTNTNGYYSTQLWEPNSFTPYFTYQLAGNWRQCFINDGNSMRSRFDIVNQRNLGGIGIWALGYDNGYMDYWNAIEDRLSTCAVVACSDTLWDMGGPARNYYDGESYTYTIAPAGAYRVQLAFGSFDVEANYDTLFLYDGPTTASPLIGSYTGTNSPGTVQSTGSTLTLRFKSDNATTRPGYMAVWSCLADTIVPQTSIALPPGWITQNFTATFTDTDTQSGIEKAFYQVSDYNGSAWRANAQRGFFNDDFVTLHPDWTIATGTWNVNAQGQLVQSDEGLTNTNIYASLTQNLSNRYCYHWQGKITGTGNNRRAGFHFASDSGALANRGNSYFVWFRLDQGTIEFYKVVNDVFSLQHTVSFPLSNNVWYDFKVSYDRMLGKIVVYVNDGFAGSWTDTQPYQNGTYISFRSGNSNWSIDNFRVYRSRVANAGTVVNVGNCAACDLRYQSINPLAAAGRIRSLSNDVALNLSAVREDTVRVDWTPPQPVSVNDGAATDIDTTFILTQLEANWTAAADPHSGLQVYEYAFGTTPGGTDVVSWTVHNSTAVQHAPLVLTPGQWYYASVRSTNGAGLVSMPGSSNGQLAELSTAVWLPHEIKVQAYPNPFTEVLYLQLSLPAAAVVEVRVRDAAGRVVMQQPPQMLAGGRVVMPLNTSPLAAGIYTAEINCGGKLLQIPLIRH from the coding sequence ATGCGTTTTCTTTTTCTGGGTGTATGTTTTTTGGTGTGCTTGCGCACACAGGCACAGTATGTGTCTGATATGCAGCAACAGGCACAGCATTATGCGACGCTGGGTGTGCATGATGATTTTTTCTGGGATAGTCTTCGTGTAGCGGAGGGCGGCATGGCTGCGCCGGCTGCATTGGTTGCACCTCAGGCTTCGCAAAGCTGCACACTTACCCGCCGCGTGTTTGGCTGGCATCCGTATTGGGTGGGCAGTGTGTACACCAATTATCAGTGGAACCTGCTGAGTGATTTGTGCTACTTTGATTATGCCGTGAGCCCCACCACGGGCAACAATACAAACGCTTCTTTTCAGTGGAGCACGAGTGCTGCTGTTACGGCTGCCCTGAACAATAATGTGGATGTACACATATGCGCTACACTTTTTGGCAGTCACAGCACATTTTTAAACAGCACTACGGCCAAACAAACATTCATTACCAACATCATTAATTTGCTGCAGGCCCGTGGCGGAAAAGGCGTAAACATCGACTTTGAAGGCATGGCTTCGTCAGACAGGAATGCGTTTACTGCTTTTATCGCCCAGCTCAAAACGCAACTCACTGCGGCCATTCCCGGTTCGGAAGTGAGTATGGCGTTGTATGCGGTTGACTGGGGGAATGTGTTTGACATTGCTGCACTTACACCCAATGTGGATGCGTTTATTATTATGGGTTATGATTATTACTGGTCGGGAAGCACCACGGCCGGGCCCAACGATCCGCTGTATAATTTTCAAACCAGCTACAACTACACCCTTTCGCGTTCCATTACGTTTTATTTGCGGCAAGGCATGCCATCGGGGAAGTTGCTGCTTGGGTTGCCTTATTACGGACGTGAATGGGAAACTGTATCATCGGCTGTGCCGGCGGCTACCACAGGCAATTTCACGGCATCGCGCACGTATGAAGTGGTGCGCACCAACACAAACGGTTATTACTCCACCCAACTCTGGGAACCCAATAGCTTTACGCCATATTTCACCTATCAGCTTGCCGGAAACTGGCGCCAGTGTTTTATAAACGACGGCAACAGCATGCGCAGCCGTTTTGACATTGTAAACCAGCGCAACCTGGGCGGCATTGGCATCTGGGCGCTTGGCTACGACAATGGCTACATGGATTACTGGAACGCCATTGAAGACCGGCTGAGTACCTGTGCGGTTGTGGCGTGCAGCGATACACTCTGGGACATGGGCGGCCCGGCACGAAATTATTACGACGGTGAAAGTTATACATATACCATTGCTCCGGCCGGTGCTTACCGCGTGCAGCTTGCCTTTGGCAGTTTTGATGTGGAAGCAAACTACGATACACTTTTTCTGTATGACGGGCCAACCACCGCATCGCCGCTCATTGGCAGCTATACGGGCACAAACTCGCCGGGCACGGTGCAGTCAACCGGAAGCACGCTTACGTTGCGTTTCAAGTCAGACAATGCCACCACGCGGCCGGGCTACATGGCGGTGTGGAGCTGCCTTGCCGATACCATTGTGCCGCAAACTTCCATTGCGTTGCCGCCAGGCTGGATAACACAAAACTTTACGGCCACTTTTACGGATACCGATACGCAAAGCGGAATTGAAAAAGCATTTTATCAGGTAAGCGATTACAACGGCAGCGCGTGGCGCGCCAATGCGCAGCGCGGTTTCTTTAACGATGATTTTGTGACCCTGCATCCCGACTGGACCATTGCCACCGGCACATGGAACGTAAATGCGCAGGGACAACTTGTACAAAGCGATGAAGGTTTGACGAACACAAATATCTACGCCTCACTCACCCAAAATTTATCAAACCGCTACTGCTATCACTGGCAGGGGAAAATTACCGGTACAGGCAACAACCGCCGCGCCGGTTTTCACTTTGCTTCCGACAGCGGTGCGCTTGCCAATCGTGGCAATTCGTATTTCGTGTGGTTCAGACTTGATCAGGGTACAATTGAATTTTACAAAGTGGTGAATGATGTGTTTTCGTTGCAGCACACGGTAAGTTTTCCGCTCAGCAATAATGTGTGGTACGATTTTAAAGTGAGTTATGATCGTATGCTCGGCAAAATTGTGGTGTATGTGAATGACGGATTTGCGGGAAGCTGGACCGATACGCAACCCTACCAGAATGGCACATACATTTCGTTCCGCAGTGGCAATAGTAATTGGTCGATAGACAACTTCCGCGTGTACCGTTCGCGTGTGGCGAATGCGGGAACGGTGGTGAATGTGGGGAATTGTGCGGCGTGCGATTTGCGTTACCAGAGTATAAATCCGCTGGCCGCCGCAGGCCGTATCCGTTCGCTGAGCAACGATGTGGCGCTGAATTTATCGGCCGTGCGTGAAGATACCGTGCGCGTGGACTGGACACCACCGCAGCCGGTGAGCGTAAACGATGGTGCAGCGACGGATATTGATACCACGTTTATACTCACGCAGCTGGAAGCCAACTGGACAGCCGCAGCCGATCCGCATTCGGGCTTGCAGGTTTACGAGTATGCGTTTGGCACCACGCCCGGCGGCACCGATGTGGTGAGCTGGACGGTGCATAATTCCACCGCCGTGCAGCATGCACCGCTTGTACTTACGCCGGGGCAATGGTACTACGCAAGCGTGCGAAGTACAAACGGCGCAGGCCTGGTAAGCATGCCCGGCAGCAGCAACGGACAACTGGCCGAACTCAGCACCGCAGTGTGGCTTCCGCACGAAATAAAGGTGCAGGCTTATCCCAATCCGTTTACTGAGGTGCTATACCTGCAACTCAGTTTACCCGCTGCGGCAGTGGTTGAGGTGCGTGTGCGCGATGCAGCCGGCCGTGTAGTCATGCAGCAACCGCCGCAAATGCTGGCCGGCGGGCGGGTAGTGATGCCGTTGAATACATCGCCGCTGGCCGCAGGCATTTACACCGCTGAGATAAACTGTGGCGGTAAATTGCTGCAAATTCCGTTAATTCGCCACTGA
- a CDS encoding leucine-rich repeat domain-containing protein, giving the protein MKFLLLLFSALLSLLAAAQSPLMDRMGPPGSPVYTDLKMAAREPALVYKMQLTGPLTEKQIRPLAKFQQLQGLQLSQNNWSVLPVQFYSLASLLYLRSEGNALRTLSDSTPLPASLRYVELAGTAFDTLPAALVNQAALFTLTLSRNSDTLHFPSLQHKWPYLNELHVMSMATDSTLWHITTLKRLEKLSLYNCSLSTVSPEIGSLQTLRELNLTGNKLTTLPKEIYQLTQLKRLVLRGNQLTRLSSRICYLTRLEVLDLRGNPMTLYEVECIKALLPRCDVLFDGKE; this is encoded by the coding sequence ATGAAATTTTTGCTGCTGCTTTTTTCTGCCTTGCTTTCCTTACTGGCTGCTGCACAGTCGCCACTAATGGATCGTATGGGGCCGCCCGGTTCGCCGGTGTACACCGATTTGAAAATGGCCGCCCGCGAACCGGCACTGGTGTATAAAATGCAGCTCACCGGCCCGCTTACCGAAAAGCAGATTCGTCCGCTTGCAAAATTCCAGCAATTGCAGGGTCTGCAACTTTCGCAAAACAACTGGAGCGTGCTGCCTGTGCAGTTTTATTCGCTTGCCTCACTGCTTTACCTGCGCAGCGAAGGCAATGCACTGCGCACACTCAGCGACAGTACACCGCTGCCGGCGTCGCTGCGTTATGTGGAGCTGGCAGGCACAGCATTTGACACGCTGCCGGCAGCATTGGTCAATCAGGCTGCACTGTTTACACTTACACTTTCCCGAAACAGCGACACGCTGCATTTCCCTTCGCTGCAACACAAATGGCCGTATCTCAATGAACTGCATGTAATGAGTATGGCCACCGACAGTACGCTCTGGCACATCACCACGTTGAAGCGGCTTGAAAAACTCTCGCTTTACAATTGCAGTCTCAGTACGGTTAGTCCTGAAATTGGTTCGCTTCAAACACTACGCGAACTCAATCTCACGGGCAACAAACTCACCACATTACCTAAAGAAATTTATCAGCTCACACAGCTCAAACGCCTTGTGCTGCGAGGCAATCAGCTTACCCGGCTCAGCAGCCGCATTTGCTACCTCACCCGGCTCGAGGTGCTTGATTTGCGCGGCAATCCGATGACACTTTACGAAGTGGAATGTATAAAAGCCCTGCTGCCGCGTTGCGATGTGTTGTTTGACGGGAAGGAGTAG
- a CDS encoding 3-hydroxybutyrate dehydrogenase codes for MKTALITGSSSGIGLGIARAFAQAGYQVALNGLEKNGPEIAGALATEFGVRVIFSDANLLQPEAIEAFVNRTETELGPVDVLVNNAGMQFVAPIDEFPVQKWDMILALNLTAAFHTTRLVMPGMKARKWGRIINIASAHGLVASEFKSAYVAAKHGLVGFTKVTALEGAPHGITANAVCPGYVDTPLVRGQIADQAKTHGMSEEEVISKVMLQKHAVKKFVTTDALGALCVFLCTPAADLMTGTALPVDGGWNAQ; via the coding sequence ATGAAAACAGCACTCATCACCGGTTCTTCCAGCGGCATTGGCTTAGGCATTGCACGCGCATTTGCACAGGCCGGTTACCAGGTTGCATTGAACGGACTTGAAAAAAACGGCCCTGAAATTGCCGGTGCGCTTGCAACCGAATTTGGCGTGCGTGTAATTTTTTCTGATGCCAACCTGCTGCAGCCCGAAGCCATTGAAGCTTTTGTAAATCGTACCGAAACTGAACTCGGCCCGGTGGACGTGCTGGTGAACAATGCCGGAATGCAGTTTGTGGCACCCATCGACGAATTTCCGGTGCAGAAGTGGGATATGATTCTTGCACTCAATCTTACGGCTGCATTTCACACCACACGGCTGGTAATGCCCGGCATGAAAGCGCGCAAATGGGGACGCATCATTAACATTGCTTCTGCGCACGGACTTGTAGCTTCCGAATTCAAATCGGCTTATGTGGCGGCAAAGCACGGACTTGTGGGCTTTACCAAAGTAACCGCGCTTGAAGGTGCGCCGCACGGCATTACCGCCAATGCGGTTTGTCCCGGCTATGTAGATACGCCGCTTGTGCGCGGACAAATTGCCGATCAGGCCAAAACACACGGCATGAGTGAGGAAGAAGTAATCAGCAAAGTGATGCTGCAAAAACATGCAGTGAAAAAATTTGTGACTACCGATGCACTGGGTGCGCTTTGCGTGTTCCTCTGCACACCTGCGGCCGATTTAATGACGGGTACTGCACTGCCGGTTGATGGCGGGTGGAATGCACAGTAA
- a CDS encoding patatin-like phospholipase family protein codes for MPNKRKAVKQVAIALQGGGAHGAFTWGVLDRLLEVPELVAEGICGTSAGAVNAVTLAYGLHTGGPDKAKELLEQLWRKVAQYGSFLFKPSPWDRGMNFGDLYNSPGYLFYNAISQSLSPYQLNPFNYNPLKDILNELIDFRELQHYNTKKLFVCATNVKTNRARVFHNHEITVDAVLASTCLPMLFQAVEIEGEHYWDGGYMGNPPLTPLISETETHDVLLVKINSINIHKLPVTARDITERANEISFNSSLINEMHMVHYRNELLRRGMTLPEQDREIFVHCISGYSALDHLSYSSKLNTSWEFLQHLKAEGRRIADEWLETEYDQVGLRSTFDIHEHFLNRY; via the coding sequence ATGCCCAACAAACGCAAAGCCGTAAAACAGGTAGCCATTGCCCTTCAGGGTGGCGGTGCGCACGGCGCGTTTACCTGGGGCGTGCTCGACCGGTTGCTTGAAGTGCCTGAGCTGGTGGCCGAAGGTATTTGCGGCACCAGCGCAGGCGCGGTTAACGCGGTTACACTGGCTTACGGCCTGCACACCGGCGGTCCCGATAAAGCCAAAGAACTGCTCGAACAGCTTTGGCGCAAAGTGGCGCAGTACGGCAGCTTCCTTTTCAAGCCATCGCCGTGGGACAGAGGCATGAACTTTGGTGATCTTTACAACTCGCCCGGCTATCTTTTTTACAACGCCATTTCGCAATCGCTTTCGCCCTACCAGCTCAATCCGTTCAACTACAACCCGCTCAAGGATATTCTGAACGAACTTATCGATTTCCGCGAGCTGCAGCATTACAATACCAAGAAACTTTTTGTGTGCGCCACCAACGTAAAAACAAACCGCGCACGCGTGTTTCACAACCACGAAATTACGGTTGATGCCGTGCTGGCGTCCACCTGTTTACCCATGCTTTTTCAGGCCGTGGAAATAGAGGGCGAGCATTACTGGGATGGCGGCTACATGGGCAATCCTCCCCTCACACCGCTCATTTCCGAAACCGAAACGCACGATGTGCTGCTGGTGAAAATCAACTCCATCAACATTCACAAACTTCCCGTTACCGCGCGCGATATTACCGAACGTGCAAACGAAATCAGTTTCAACAGCAGCCTGATTAACGAAATGCACATGGTGCATTATCGCAACGAACTCCTGCGCCGTGGCATGACCTTGCCCGAACAGGACCGCGAAATTTTTGTGCATTGCATTTCCGGCTACTCCGCACTCGATCACCTCAGCTATTCAAGCAAACTCAATACCTCGTGGGAATTTCTGCAACACCTCAAAGCAGAAGGCCGCCGCATTGCCGATGAATGGCTCGAAACTGAATATGATCAGGTAGGGCTACGCTCCACGTTCGATATTCACGAACATTTCCTGAACCGTTATTAA
- a CDS encoding alpha/beta fold hydrolase — MEYKLENDITLYYEFSYVPESACVLVFLNGLSQSTVAWTAVAPAFAGQYSVLLIDLVDQGRSGSSAGFRSFDAHAADVAALLTHLNAGKAVITGISYGSAVAQHLLVNHSSRCAGALLLSTFAHSTPHFEAIGESWKAALLAGGYPLMLDVMLPTVLGKSYFANPFIPIATLKESRVASNLEPERLLRLMQATETRGDYRPMLARIAAPVSVVQGEEDILIPPDVARHVADAIAGAKFTVLPKVGHTLNLEAIPHTIAALRELLKELVI, encoded by the coding sequence ATGGAATATAAACTTGAGAATGATATCACACTTTATTATGAATTTTCTTATGTGCCCGAATCAGCCTGTGTACTGGTTTTTCTGAACGGACTTTCACAAAGCACGGTGGCGTGGACGGCGGTGGCACCGGCATTTGCGGGGCAGTATTCTGTACTTCTCATTGATCTGGTTGATCAGGGCCGTTCGGGCAGCAGTGCCGGATTCAGGAGTTTCGATGCGCATGCGGCCGATGTGGCTGCGCTGCTTACACACCTCAATGCCGGCAAAGCGGTGATTACAGGTATTTCATACGGCAGCGCGGTGGCACAGCACTTACTGGTAAACCATAGTTCACGCTGTGCAGGAGCATTGCTTCTGTCCACATTTGCGCACAGTACGCCGCATTTCGAAGCCATTGGCGAAAGCTGGAAAGCGGCATTGCTGGCAGGCGGATATCCGCTTATGCTGGATGTAATGCTGCCCACGGTACTTGGCAAAAGCTACTTTGCCAATCCGTTCATTCCCATTGCCACGCTCAAAGAAAGCCGCGTGGCCTCAAACCTTGAGCCTGAGCGGCTGCTGCGCCTCATGCAGGCCACCGAAACGCGTGGCGATTACCGCCCCATGCTTGCACGCATTGCTGCACCGGTAAGCGTGGTGCAGGGCGAAGAAGACATACTCATTCCGCCTGATGTGGCCAGGCATGTGGCCGATGCAATTGCCGGTGCAAAATTTACCGTACTGCCAAAGGTGGGGCACACGCTCAATCTTGAAGCCATTCCGCATACCATTGCCGCCTTGCGCGAATTGCTGAAGGAACTGGTAATTTGA